In Halobacillus amylolyticus, the following proteins share a genomic window:
- a CDS encoding alpha/beta hydrolase family esterase produces MIEVTLLRKLPISIFMSLVLIMSFASTALADKPHDYEQIPAGFQSDSFEFEGYERTFQYYVPSSYSGKKSVPLMLSFHGRGSNSDGQIGLTGFEKVAEKEGFIVVFPDSTEIDDGNLTAPSHRFQWNDGRTDTPQYRAGVDDVAFTSELIDYFEEKFNIDPSRIYASGMSNGSIFSNRLAVELSDRIAGIGAVTGPLAPSIAEKAPKGPITVVLFMGDQDPIVPYNGAPSVLLGAESTVDYWVEANDTASKPRVTYLPQTAEGDPTKIRREVYSGGKHGTEVIFYKMEGAGHTWPGGPQYLPPEYIGLVSNQINGSQLIWDELKTHRLPGAKSQGKQLQLAESLLDSKQHFAVPYRPKN; encoded by the coding sequence ACTTTACTAAGGAAATTACCAATCTCTATATTCATGAGCCTTGTACTCATTATGTCGTTCGCCTCAACGGCACTAGCGGATAAGCCCCACGATTATGAACAAATACCGGCCGGCTTCCAAAGTGATTCCTTTGAATTTGAAGGATATGAGAGAACCTTCCAGTATTATGTGCCAAGTTCTTATAGTGGAAAGAAATCAGTTCCGCTTATGCTCTCTTTTCACGGGAGAGGTAGTAATTCAGATGGACAAATTGGATTAACCGGGTTTGAAAAAGTAGCGGAAAAAGAAGGATTTATTGTAGTATTTCCCGATAGTACTGAAATAGATGATGGAAACTTGACAGCACCGAGCCATCGTTTTCAATGGAACGATGGGAGAACAGATACACCTCAGTATCGGGCAGGGGTAGATGATGTGGCGTTTACTTCCGAGCTAATTGATTACTTTGAAGAAAAATTCAATATTGATCCAAGCCGGATATATGCGAGCGGGATGTCTAATGGTTCTATCTTTTCTAATCGATTGGCCGTAGAATTGTCCGACCGCATTGCTGGAATAGGGGCAGTAACAGGGCCACTAGCCCCATCAATAGCCGAAAAAGCTCCAAAGGGGCCAATTACAGTTGTTCTGTTCATGGGGGATCAGGACCCTATTGTGCCATATAATGGTGCACCTAGTGTACTTCTGGGTGCAGAATCTACTGTAGATTATTGGGTTGAGGCAAACGACACGGCTTCGAAGCCGAGAGTCACTTATTTACCTCAGACAGCAGAAGGTGATCCTACGAAAATCCGCCGTGAGGTTTATAGTGGTGGAAAGCACGGTACAGAGGTTATCTTCTATAAGATGGAAGGAGCAGGTCATACTTGGCCGGGTGGACCACAATACTTACCGCCAGAGTATATCGGCCTTGTATCTAATCAAATCAATGGGAGTCAATTAATTTGGGACGAGCTTAAAACACATAGACTCCCAGGTGCAAAAAGCCAAGGTAAACAGTTGCAATTAGCGGAGTCACTTTTAGATAGTAAACAGCACTTTGCCGTTCCTTATAGGCCAAAGAACTAA